The DNA window CCCCGCCACCGTGATGAAACTCCCAAGCCCGTCCTCGTCGAGCTTCAGGAGCAGGTCCTTGCCCTTCTTCGCGACCATGATGGTCTCCCTTTGGTGTGAATTGTGTTCGCACGGGAAGCACGGGCGCTACGGCAGTTCCACCACAGCCCTGAACCGCATGCTGCCGTCGAACACCGCGAGATCCTCGTCGAATCGGATGTCGGAAAACTCCAGCCGCAGGTTGACGAGATCGTGCCCCGAAAGCGCCAGATCCTTCTCGTGCAGCGCCGCGCGCACGCGCTCCATCAGCGCCAGCGCCTCCCGCCGCCCCTTCTGCTTCGACCAGACATGCAGCGTGAACAGATGCTCGCTGCCTTCCTCCGTCCCCGTGCTCCAGTCATAGGTGCTGGTGCGGCCGAAGGTGATGTAAGGAAAATTCAGATTGGCGGGCGTCACATCATGGAACTTCGCACCGCCAAGGGCCGTCACAAGCGCGCTGTCCGCCTTCAGCGCGGCGAACACCGCCTCCTGCAGGTCAAGTGTCGCCGCCGTCATCCTCGTCTCCTCTGCGCATCCCGGCGCGGCGTTCGGGCCGTCTGCCTGCTTCGTCCCGCGGGTGCCCGCCGCTCTCCACCGCATCCGCGAGCTCGTGCGCCTTCACGCGCATGGCCCGCACCAGCCCGTCGAGCGTCAACTGCATGCTGAGCTTCATCGCCCCTCCTCGCGCACGAGGCAGGCGAGATACCGGCCCGTCCCGTCCGCGTCCTCGACCGTCACGATCTCCAAAGCCCGCCCTTCCTTCAGGAATCGCATGCCGCTTCGCACATCCGCCCGGTGCCGGAGCATCACGCGGTGCGTCGCAGTCTCCAGGAACTGCGCCACGCCGAAGCGGCTTTCCGCCCGCAGAGGCACGACCTCGGCGAAGACACGCGCCACCTCGCCCCAATTTTCGGTATGCCCGCCGGCGCCGTCTTCCACCACTGCCGCCGCTTGAAGCACGAGCTCCGTCCGCAGGCGGCCGGGATCGATCACGAGCCTCTTCATCAGAGCCTCGGCGTCTGCCAGGCGGCAATCAGCCGGCGGTATTCGTCGGGAAAGGAAACGGGCTGGCTCTCGGTGCCGTAGACGCCGCGGAACTCGTACCAGTGGGTGACCAGCATCAGCATCGCCCGTTTGAGCAGGTCCGGCACGTCCGTCCCCGCCTCGCCGAAGCCGGCGGAAAAATCGATCTCGATGCCGTTGAGTTTCAGCCCCGGCATAGGCTTCCTCGCCAGGAACAGCCGCGCCGGCGCCGAGATCCCGTCGAGCTGGTAGTGCTCGGGAGAAAGCACCGAGCCGGCCCCCTCCGCGTCGAAAACCGTGATCGAAAGGATCTCGCGCACCGGCGTGCGCCGCAGATGCACCACGTCGTCGCATGGCCAGCCGTCGAGCAGAAGCCGCCAGGACTGGTTGATCAGGGCCGTGCCGGTCGCCCGTTCCACCTCCTGGCGCGCGGCGGCGATCAGTCCGCGGATCAACGCGTCCTCGCTGTCATGGCCGACGCGCATATGCTCTTTCGCCTCGCCGAGCGAGATCGGGTCGACCGCGGGATCGGCCGTTCGGAACAGCGTCATGAACGCCTCTCTTCATGTGTTGATTCAAGGGAAAGGATCGGGGGCGAGGCATGCGGCCGCGCCCCCTCTCATGCAAATTCCAAGGACTTAGCCTTCGCCTAAGCCCAGGAATTTGCTTTCTCCCCCGCAAAGGGGGAGATAGACGCTTGCGCCGCCGTCTCCGCTAATCGCCAACGCGGAAGATGCGCAGCAAGGCCGATGCCGGCGATATCTCCCCCCTTGCGGGGGAGAAAGCGATTTCAACATCTTAGCCGAAGGCCAAGTGTTGGAAATCGCAAGAGAGGGGGTTTGCCTCCCCTACCCCGCCGAGAACTTCAAAAGCTTGATCGCCTCGAAGTTCTGGATGCCGCCGCCCACGCGCTTGGTCGTGTAGAACAGCACGTAGGGTTTGGCCGAATACGGGTCGCGCAACACGCGAACGCCCGTGCGGTCCACCACCAGGTATCCGCGCGCGAAGTCGCCGAAGGCGATCGGGATCGTGCCCGAGCCGATATCCGGCATGTCCTCGGCCTCGACCACGGGGAAGCCCATCAGCATGGCGCGGCTGCCGGGTGCTGCCGGCGGCTGCCACAGATAATTGCCGTCGCCGTCCTTGAGCTTGCGCAGTGCCGCCTGCGTCTTGCGGTTCATCACCCAGTCGGCGTTCTGGCGGTAGCCCGCCTTCAGCATGTAGACGAGGTCCACCAGCACGTCGGCGGGGGCTTCCACCGGCAGGGCGCCGTCCGTGCCGGTCGCCACATAGCCGACATTGCCCCAGCTCCAGGTGAGGTCGTTCACCTGCGGATAGTCGAGGAAGCCGCGCGGCTTGTTCACGCCGTCGCCGCCAACGAAGGCCGCACCCTCCTGCTCGGCGAAGGCAGTCTCGATCTCGCCGGCGATCCAGGCGTCGAGATCGACGACGCTGTCCTCCAGAAGCGCCTGTGTCGCCGCCGGCATGGCGTAGAGCTCCGCCGTCGGGAAGGAAAGCTCGTCGAGCATGCTCGACGCCGTCTCCGGCCGCGCCGCCGTCTCGCCCACCCAGCCCGTCGCCGGGCCGCTCACCGCGAAGGGCTTCTTCAAGACCGCGGTCGAGACCTGGCGCACCGAGGCGATGGAGCGGATCGGCGAAATCGCTGCCAGCCGCTTGCCGATCTCGGCCTCCGTCTCCTCCGGCACGAGATAGCCGCCGTCCTGGCTTGAGCCGTAGGACATCGCCTTCTCCTCCAGCGCCCGAAGCTGCCGGTCGTCGCCACTGCGAATATAGCCCTCGAAGGCCTGCTTGTGCTCCAGATGCGCGAGCGAGCCCATTCCCTCACGTCCCAGGGCAGGACGCCCCTTCTTCAGCACCAGCCGGTCGAGCGCCTTTTTCTGCTCGTCGAGCGCGGCCGAGATGCGCTCCACCTTTTCCGTCGTCAGCGGATCGGCCGAGCGGCGCTCGATCTTCTTCAGCCGTTCGTCATTCGCCTCCTTGAAGGCCTCGAAGGAAGTCATGAACTCCGCGAATGCGCCGGCGAGTTCGTCACCTGCCCCGGCCGATTTCACTTCCAGGACGCCTCTGTTCCTTGCGTCGGTCATCGTTCAATCCCGTTGTTGCAGAAGTTTCGTTGCCCGGCGGATCGTCGCCGCCAGGCGTTCCGGTGTTCCCGGCGCGGCGTCCCGCTCGCGCAGGAGGTGAGCGAAGCCTCGTGCAATCACCGTCTTGGCCTCGCTTCGCGTCAGCCCCGCATCCCGCGTGAGCCAGCGCTCGAATTCCCTTGGGCTCGGCAGGTCGCCCCGCCCCTTCACCGTCTCCACGCGCGCCTCCGGCAGCATGGGGAAGGTCACGACCGAGATCTCCCAGAGATCGGCCTTCTTGATGCGGCGGATGCCCGTGCGCGGCTCGCTCACCGCTTGCTGACTGCGGAAGCCGATGGAGAGCCCGTCGAGCGCGCCGTCCCGCATCAATTCCAACACCTCGCGCGCCCGGCCCACGCCGGTGGCCAGCTTGCCGCGCACGAAGAGCCCGCGCTCGTCCTCGCGGATCTCCCGCCAGGCGCCGATCGGCTGGTTCGGATCGTGCTGGAACAGCATGCGGATCCCGCCCGCCCCCCGTTTGGTGATCGACTCGGAGAAGGCGCCCCGCTCCACCAGGTCACGGCCGAGATCCACCCGGCCGAACAGGCTCGCATAGCCGGAGAAGGTCCCGTCCGCCTCCACCTGCTCCACGTCGAGGCTCGAATATTTCCGCTCGTCCGGTCCGCCGGCGATCTTCATCCTCATCCGTTCAATCCCTCGCTGCTTCCTGCTGACCGCGCCCCGCATTGCCGAGCAGGCGCATGACGAAGCCGATCGCGCTCCAGGCGCACAGGCTCGCGGCGGCCGAACCCATGAGCACGAGTTCGCCCGGCGCCAGCCTCCCGGCGATGCCGAGCTCCGTCGCGATCTTCAGCCCCGCCGTGCCGCCGAAGACGAGGCCGCACACCACGCCCACCGCGAAGCGGATCGCCGCTTCGCGCCGCCCCGGCGGCAGGATGTAAGCAAGGGAGATCGCGGAACCCGCGACCGCGCCGATCATCTTGACGGCCCACAGCCAGGCCGCTTCGCCCAGTCCGGTCATTGGTGGATCCTTCCTGTTCATCTCTCCACTGACCCCGCCATCGATCTTTTCTTTCCGGCGCCGTACCCGCGCCTTGTTCTCCCGCCCGA is part of the Chelativorans sp. AA-79 genome and encodes:
- a CDS encoding DUF3168 domain-containing protein, which produces MTAATLDLQEAVFAALKADSALVTALGGAKFHDVTPANLNFPYITFGRTSTYDWSTGTEEGSEHLFTLHVWSKQKGRREALALMERVRAALHEKDLALSGHDLVNLRLEFSDIRFDEDLAVFDGSMRFRAVVELP
- a CDS encoding phage head closure protein; this encodes MKRLVIDPGRLRTELVLQAAAVVEDGAGGHTENWGEVARVFAEVVPLRAESRFGVAQFLETATHRVMLRHRADVRSGMRFLKEGRALEIVTVEDADGTGRYLACLVREEGR
- a CDS encoding head-tail connector protein, which gives rise to MTLFRTADPAVDPISLGEAKEHMRVGHDSEDALIRGLIAAARQEVERATGTALINQSWRLLLDGWPCDDVVHLRRTPVREILSITVFDAEGAGSVLSPEHYQLDGISAPARLFLARKPMPGLKLNGIEIDFSAGFGEAGTDVPDLLKRAMLMLVTHWYEFRGVYGTESQPVSFPDEYRRLIAAWQTPRL
- a CDS encoding phage major capsid protein gives rise to the protein MTDARNRGVLEVKSAGAGDELAGAFAEFMTSFEAFKEANDERLKKIERRSADPLTTEKVERISAALDEQKKALDRLVLKKGRPALGREGMGSLAHLEHKQAFEGYIRSGDDRQLRALEEKAMSYGSSQDGGYLVPEETEAEIGKRLAAISPIRSIASVRQVSTAVLKKPFAVSGPATGWVGETAARPETASSMLDELSFPTAELYAMPAATQALLEDSVVDLDAWIAGEIETAFAEQEGAAFVGGDGVNKPRGFLDYPQVNDLTWSWGNVGYVATGTDGALPVEAPADVLVDLVYMLKAGYRQNADWVMNRKTQAALRKLKDGDGNYLWQPPAAPGSRAMLMGFPVVEAEDMPDIGSGTIPIAFGDFARGYLVVDRTGVRVLRDPYSAKPYVLFYTTKRVGGGIQNFEAIKLLKFSAG
- a CDS encoding HK97 family phage prohead protease, whose amino-acid sequence is MKIAGGPDERKYSSLDVEQVEADGTFSGYASLFGRVDLGRDLVERGAFSESITKRGAGGIRMLFQHDPNQPIGAWREIREDERGLFVRGKLATGVGRAREVLELMRDGALDGLSIGFRSQQAVSEPRTGIRRIKKADLWEISVVTFPMLPEARVETVKGRGDLPSPREFERWLTRDAGLTRSEAKTVIARGFAHLLRERDAAPGTPERLAATIRRATKLLQQRD
- a CDS encoding DUF6107 family protein, with the protein product MTGLGEAAWLWAVKMIGAVAGSAISLAYILPPGRREAAIRFAVGVVCGLVFGGTAGLKIATELGIAGRLAPGELVLMGSAAASLCAWSAIGFVMRLLGNAGRGQQEAARD